A genomic region of Mycobacterium sp. Aquia_213 contains the following coding sequences:
- the groES gene encoding co-chaperone GroES, which yields MAKVKIKPLEDKILVQANEAETTTASGLVIPDTAKEKPQEGTVVAVGPGRWDEDGDKRIPLDVSEGDTVIYSKYGGTEIKYNGEEYLILSARDVLAVVSK from the coding sequence GTGGCGAAGGTGAAGATCAAGCCACTCGAGGACAAGATTCTCGTGCAGGCCAACGAGGCCGAGACCACGACCGCGTCCGGTCTGGTTATTCCTGACACCGCCAAGGAGAAGCCGCAAGAAGGCACCGTCGTCGCAGTCGGCCCCGGCCGCTGGGACGAGGATGGCGACAAGCGGATCCCGCTCGACGTGTCGGAGGGTGACACCGTCATCTACAGCAAGTACGGCGGCACCGAGATCAAGTACAACGGCGAGGAATACCTAATCCTGTCGGCACGCGATGTGCTGGCCGTCGTATCCAAGTAA
- the groL gene encoding chaperonin GroEL (60 kDa chaperone family; promotes refolding of misfolded polypeptides especially under stressful conditions; forms two stacked rings of heptamers to form a barrel-shaped 14mer; ends can be capped by GroES; misfolded proteins enter the barrel where they are refolded when GroES binds) — translation MSKLIEYDETARRGIEAGVNKLADAVRVTLGPRGRHVVLAKAFGGPTVTNDGVTVAREIDLEDPFENLGAQLVKSVATKTNDVAGDGTTTATVLAQALIKAGLRQVAAGANPISLGVGISQAADAVSEALLAAAIPVKGKKGIAQVATVSSRDEVIGELVGEAMSKVGTDGVVSVEESSTLNTELEFTEGVGFDKGFLSAYFVTDFDSQEAVLDDPLILLHQEKISSLPDLLPVLEKVAESSKPLLIIAEDIEGEALATLVVNSIRKTLKAVAVKSPFFGDRRKAFLEDLAIVTGGQVVNPDAGLVLREVGIDVLGSARRVVVSKDDTIIVEGGGAKDAVEKRVKQLRAEIENSDSEWDREKLQERVAKLAGGVAVIKVGAATETALKERKESVEDAVSAAKAAVEEGIVTGGGSALIQAGKVLDKLRKSLKGDEVTGVDVFADALSAPLYWIASNAGLDGAVAINKVRELPAGHGLNAATLKYGDLVADGVIDPVKVTRSAVLNAASVARMVLTTETAIVEKPAEEADDHGHGHHHH, via the coding sequence ATGAGCAAGTTAATTGAGTACGACGAAACCGCGCGCCGCGGCATCGAGGCAGGCGTGAACAAGCTCGCCGACGCGGTGCGCGTAACGCTGGGACCGCGCGGCCGGCACGTGGTGTTGGCCAAGGCGTTCGGCGGGCCGACCGTCACCAACGACGGCGTCACCGTCGCGCGTGAGATTGACCTGGAAGACCCGTTCGAGAACCTGGGTGCCCAGCTGGTGAAGTCGGTGGCCACCAAGACCAACGACGTAGCCGGAGACGGCACCACCACGGCGACCGTCCTGGCCCAAGCGCTGATCAAGGCTGGCCTGCGGCAGGTGGCCGCGGGCGCCAACCCGATCTCGCTGGGCGTCGGCATCAGCCAGGCCGCCGACGCGGTGTCCGAGGCGCTGCTGGCGGCGGCCATCCCGGTGAAGGGCAAGAAGGGCATCGCCCAGGTGGCGACCGTCTCCTCGCGCGACGAGGTGATCGGTGAGTTGGTCGGCGAGGCGATGAGCAAGGTCGGCACCGACGGCGTCGTCAGTGTCGAAGAATCGTCGACGCTGAACACCGAGCTCGAGTTCACCGAGGGCGTCGGCTTCGACAAGGGTTTCTTGTCGGCGTACTTCGTAACCGACTTCGACTCGCAGGAGGCGGTGCTCGATGACCCGCTGATCCTGCTGCACCAGGAGAAGATCAGCTCGCTGCCCGACCTGCTGCCGGTGCTGGAGAAGGTCGCCGAGTCGAGCAAGCCGCTGCTGATCATCGCCGAGGACATCGAGGGCGAGGCACTGGCGACGCTGGTGGTGAACTCGATTCGTAAGACGCTCAAGGCGGTTGCGGTCAAGTCGCCGTTCTTCGGCGACCGGCGCAAGGCCTTCCTCGAGGACCTGGCGATCGTGACGGGTGGCCAGGTGGTCAATCCCGACGCCGGTCTGGTGTTGCGTGAGGTGGGTATCGATGTGCTGGGCTCGGCCCGGCGCGTGGTGGTCAGCAAGGACGACACCATCATCGTCGAGGGCGGCGGCGCCAAAGACGCGGTGGAAAAGCGCGTCAAGCAGCTGCGGGCCGAGATCGAGAACAGCGATTCCGAATGGGATCGCGAAAAACTCCAGGAACGGGTGGCCAAGCTGGCCGGCGGCGTGGCCGTGATCAAGGTCGGAGCTGCCACCGAGACCGCGCTCAAGGAGCGCAAGGAAAGCGTCGAGGACGCGGTCTCGGCGGCCAAGGCGGCTGTCGAGGAGGGCATCGTCACGGGCGGCGGATCGGCGCTCATCCAGGCCGGCAAGGTGTTGGACAAGCTGCGTAAGTCGCTGAAAGGCGACGAGGTTACGGGCGTCGATGTGTTCGCCGATGCTCTCAGCGCTCCGCTGTACTGGATCGCCTCCAACGCCGGGCTCGACGGTGCGGTCGCGATCAACAAGGTCCGTGAGCTGCCTGCAGGGCACGGATTGAACGCCGCCACACTGAAGTACGGCGACCTGGTTGCCGACGGTGTCATCGACCCGGTCAAGGTCACTCGGTCGGCTGTGCTGAATGCGGCGTCCGTTGCCCGCATGGTGCTGACCACCGAGACGGCGATCGTCGAGAAGCCTGCCGAAGAGGCGGACGATCACGGCCACGGTCATCACCACCACTAA
- a CDS encoding glutamate decarboxylase translates to MTGSHPSVPTHSIAPAYTGRMFTTPVPALRLPEESMDPEAAYRFIHDELMLDGSSRLNLATFVTTWMDPEAERLMAETFDKNMIDKDEYPITAAIEQRCVCMVADLFHADHLRDDDPSSAIGASTIGSSEAVMLGGLALKWRWRAKVGKDWQKRTPNLVMGSNVQVVWEKFCRYFDVEPRYLPMEEGRYVITPEQVIDAVDEDTIGVVAIVGTTYTGELEPVAEICAALDKLAAGGGVDVPVHVDAASGGFVVPFLHPELKWDFRLPRVVSINVSGHKYGLTYPGIGFVVWRSKEYLPEDLVFRVNYLGGDMPTFTLNFSRAGNQVIGQYYNFLRLGREGYTQVMQSLSQTARWLGEQLRVGDHCQLISDGSAIPVVAFRLAKNRGYTEFDVSHELRGYGWQVPAYTMPDNATNVSVLRIVVREGLSADLARALHDDARSALASLDKLKPGGHYTAEHFAH, encoded by the coding sequence ATGACCGGCAGTCACCCGTCCGTGCCCACGCACTCCATCGCTCCCGCCTACACCGGCCGGATGTTCACCACCCCGGTGCCCGCGCTGCGGCTGCCCGAGGAGTCGATGGATCCGGAGGCCGCCTACCGGTTCATCCACGACGAGCTGATGCTCGACGGCAGCTCCCGGCTTAACCTGGCCACCTTCGTCACCACCTGGATGGATCCCGAGGCCGAGCGGCTGATGGCCGAGACGTTCGACAAGAACATGATCGACAAGGACGAATACCCGATCACCGCGGCCATCGAGCAGCGCTGCGTCTGTATGGTGGCCGACCTCTTTCACGCCGATCACCTGCGTGATGACGACCCGTCCAGCGCCATCGGGGCGTCCACCATCGGCTCCAGCGAGGCGGTGATGCTGGGCGGCCTGGCCCTGAAATGGCGCTGGCGGGCAAAGGTTGGCAAGGACTGGCAGAAGCGCACTCCGAACCTGGTGATGGGCTCCAACGTCCAGGTGGTCTGGGAGAAGTTCTGCCGCTACTTCGACGTCGAACCCCGCTACCTGCCGATGGAGGAGGGACGCTACGTCATCACGCCCGAGCAGGTCATCGACGCCGTCGACGAGGACACCATCGGCGTGGTGGCGATCGTGGGCACCACCTACACCGGCGAACTCGAGCCCGTCGCTGAGATCTGCGCGGCGCTGGACAAACTGGCAGCCGGCGGAGGTGTGGACGTTCCGGTGCATGTCGACGCGGCCAGCGGGGGCTTCGTGGTGCCGTTCCTGCACCCGGAGCTGAAGTGGGACTTCCGGTTGCCGCGGGTGGTGTCGATCAATGTCAGCGGTCACAAGTACGGGCTGACCTATCCCGGCATCGGGTTCGTGGTGTGGCGCAGCAAGGAGTATCTGCCCGAAGACCTGGTCTTTCGGGTCAACTACCTGGGTGGCGACATGCCGACGTTCACGCTGAACTTCTCCCGCGCCGGCAACCAGGTGATCGGTCAGTACTACAACTTCCTGCGGCTGGGCCGCGAGGGCTACACCCAGGTGATGCAGTCGCTGTCGCAGACGGCGCGGTGGCTCGGCGAGCAGCTGCGGGTCGGCGACCACTGCCAGCTGATCTCCGACGGTTCGGCAATCCCGGTGGTCGCCTTCCGGCTCGCCAAGAACCGCGGCTACACCGAGTTCGATGTCTCGCACGAGCTGCGGGGTTACGGCTGGCAGGTGCCGGCCTACACCATGCCCGACAACGCCACGAACGTATCCGTGTTGCGCATCGTGGTGCGCGAGGGACTTTCCGCGGACCTGGCCCGCGCGCTGCACGACGACGCCCGCAGCGCGCTGGCCTCGCTGGACAAGCTCAAGCCGGGCGGGCACTACACCGCCGAGCACTTCGCGCACTGA
- the tsaB gene encoding tRNA (adenosine(37)-N6)-threonylcarbamoyltransferase complex dimerization subunit type 1 TsaB gives MDLILALDTATPAVTAGVVRRDGAECTVLAQQVTVGARAHAERLTPNVLAALADAGLTMADLDAVVVGCGPGPFTGLRAGMATAAAYGHALGIPVHGVCSLDAIGALTTGDTLVVTDARRREVYWARYRDGARTDGPAVNAPADVDPGAAQAVAGSPEHAALFGLPVCGPVHPTPAGLVAAVADWSGSPAPLVALYLRRPDAKPLAARP, from the coding sequence GTGGACCTGATTCTCGCCCTGGACACCGCCACCCCGGCCGTAACGGCCGGCGTGGTCCGCCGCGACGGTGCCGAGTGCACGGTGCTTGCTCAGCAGGTCACCGTCGGCGCCCGCGCCCACGCCGAACGGCTCACCCCGAACGTGCTCGCCGCGCTGGCCGATGCCGGGCTGACGATGGCCGACCTGGATGCCGTCGTGGTCGGCTGCGGCCCGGGCCCATTCACGGGTCTGCGCGCCGGGATGGCCACGGCCGCCGCCTATGGCCATGCGCTGGGCATCCCGGTGCACGGCGTGTGCAGCTTGGACGCCATCGGGGCGCTGACCACCGGCGACACCCTGGTGGTCACCGACGCCCGCCGCCGCGAGGTCTACTGGGCCCGCTATCGGGACGGGGCCCGTACCGACGGTCCGGCGGTCAACGCCCCGGCCGACGTCGACCCCGGCGCGGCCCAAGCGGTCGCCGGCTCGCCCGAACACGCGGCGCTGTTCGGCCTGCCGGTCTGCGGGCCCGTCCACCCGACACCGGCCGGCCTGGTGGCCGCCGTGGCCGACTGGTCCGGTAGTCCCGCGCCGTTGGTGGCGTTGTATCTGCGTCGGCCCGACGCCAAGCCCTTGGCGGCCCGCCCATGA
- the rimI gene encoding ribosomal protein S18-alanine N-acetyltransferase — MTACSEPVTIGALTRADVQRCEQLEAQLFDGDDPWPAAAFNRELASAHNHYVGARTANILVGYAGISRLGRTPPFEYEVHTIGVDPAYQGRGIGRRLLGELLEFADGGVVYLEVRTDNEAAIALYASVGFEQIGLRKRYYRVSGADAYTMRREAL; from the coding sequence ATGACCGCCTGCAGCGAGCCCGTCACGATCGGCGCCCTGACCCGCGCCGACGTGCAGCGCTGCGAGCAACTCGAAGCCCAGTTGTTCGACGGCGACGACCCCTGGCCCGCGGCGGCCTTCAACCGCGAATTGGCCAGTGCCCACAACCATTACGTGGGCGCGCGCACCGCAAACATCCTTGTCGGATACGCGGGCATCTCCAGGTTGGGCCGCACACCGCCGTTCGAATACGAGGTGCACACCATCGGCGTCGACCCCGCATATCAGGGCCGGGGCATCGGTCGCCGGTTGCTCGGCGAGCTGCTGGAGTTCGCCGACGGCGGTGTCGTCTACCTGGAGGTCCGCACCGACAACGAGGCGGCCATCGCGCTCTACGCCAGCGTGGGTTTCGAGCAGATCGGCCTGCGCAAGCGCTACTACCGAGTCAGCGGCGCGGACGCGTATACGATGCGGCGGGAAGCGCTATGA
- a CDS encoding alpha/beta fold hydrolase: MSDEETRRRQRGRAWLAGGAGLTAVATIVGASVRRSVTQRVTLTDDPYADEDFERLNSDRNYVVTTPDGVVLAVREVGPLDAPLTMVFVHGFCLRMGSFHFQRERLAEKWGPRVRMVFYDQRGHGRSGEASPETYTLTQLGQDLQSVLTAVAPRGVIVLVGHSMGGMTVLSHARQYPDQYGARIVGAALISSAAEGVTRSPLGEILKNPAVEALRFTARSAPKLMHRGRNVSRSLIGPILRAASYSDLHVSRSLDAFSQRMMNGTPIPTLVGFLRALETHDETAGLWTLLRIPTLIACGDHDLITPDEYSRKMAASLPRSELVIVSGASHLALLDKPEAINDGLVRLVNRAVPGRMTLWYRRNRARLRRRG, from the coding sequence TTGAGCGATGAGGAAACTCGCAGGCGCCAGCGGGGAAGGGCTTGGCTTGCGGGAGGGGCGGGGCTGACTGCGGTCGCCACCATAGTCGGCGCTTCGGTCCGCCGGTCGGTGACGCAACGCGTGACGCTCACCGACGACCCGTACGCCGACGAGGATTTCGAGCGGCTGAACAGCGACCGCAACTACGTGGTGACCACACCCGACGGCGTGGTATTGGCGGTCCGTGAAGTCGGCCCGCTGGACGCCCCACTGACGATGGTCTTCGTGCATGGATTCTGTCTGCGGATGGGCTCCTTCCACTTTCAGCGCGAGCGGCTCGCCGAGAAGTGGGGACCGCGAGTGCGCATGGTCTTCTACGACCAGCGCGGGCACGGCCGCTCCGGCGAAGCCTCGCCCGAGACCTACACGCTGACCCAGCTGGGGCAGGACCTGCAAAGCGTCCTGACCGCGGTCGCACCGCGCGGGGTGATCGTGTTGGTCGGCCACTCGATGGGCGGCATGACCGTGTTGTCGCACGCCCGTCAGTACCCGGACCAGTACGGCGCCCGCATCGTCGGTGCGGCACTGATTTCCTCTGCCGCCGAAGGGGTTACCCGCTCGCCGCTGGGTGAGATCCTGAAAAACCCTGCGGTGGAAGCACTTCGGTTCACCGCACGCTCGGCGCCCAAGCTCATGCACCGCGGCCGCAATGTGTCCCGCTCGCTGATCGGGCCGATTCTGCGGGCCGCGTCCTACAGCGATCTGCATGTCAGCCGCAGCCTCGACGCGTTCTCCCAGCGGATGATGAACGGCACCCCGATACCCACGTTGGTGGGGTTCCTGCGCGCGCTGGAAACCCACGACGAAACCGCCGGCCTGTGGACGCTACTGAGAATCCCCACCCTGATCGCCTGCGGGGACCACGATCTGATCACGCCCGACGAGTACTCCCGGAAGATGGCGGCCTCGCTGCCGCGATCGGAGCTCGTCATCGTCAGCGGGGCCAGTCACCTGGCCCTCCTGGACAAGCCCGAGGCCATCAACGACGGGCTGGTTCGGCTGGTCAATCGGGCGGTTCCGGGCAGAATGACCCTGTGGTACCGGCGAAACCGAGCACGGTTGCGGCGCCGTGGCTGA
- the alr gene encoding alanine racemase codes for MAVTPISLTPGVLAEAVVDLGAIAHNVRVLREHAGSAQVMAVVKADGYGHGANRVAHAALAAGAAELGVATVDEALALRADGIVAPVLAWLHPPGMDFGPALQGNVEIAVSSVRQLDELLDAVRRTGRTATVSVKVDTGLNRNGVPPGQYASMLTALRQAVADDAIRLRGLMSHMVFADQPNNAINDVQGSRFNEMLAEARNQGVRFEIAHLSNSSATMSRPDLAFDMVRPGIAVYGLSPVPELGDMGLIPAMTVKCAVALVKSVRAGEGVSYAHTWVAKQDTTVALMPIGYADGVFRSLGGRLDVLINGRRRPGVGRICMDQFLVDLGPGPLDVAEGDEAILFGPGASGEPTAQDWADLLGTIHYEVVTSPRGRIARTYREAETVER; via the coding sequence GTGGCAGTCACCCCGATATCCCTGACGCCGGGCGTCCTGGCCGAGGCCGTGGTGGACCTGGGTGCAATCGCGCACAACGTGCGGGTGCTGCGTGAGCACGCCGGCTCCGCGCAGGTGATGGCCGTCGTCAAGGCCGACGGCTACGGCCACGGCGCCAACCGCGTCGCCCACGCCGCGTTAGCCGCCGGCGCGGCCGAGCTGGGTGTGGCGACCGTCGACGAGGCGTTGGCGCTGCGCGCCGACGGCATCGTCGCGCCGGTGCTGGCCTGGCTGCACCCGCCGGGCATGGACTTCGGACCGGCCCTGCAGGGCAATGTGGAGATCGCCGTCTCCTCGGTGCGTCAACTCGACGAGCTGCTCGATGCGGTGCGGCGAACCGGCCGGACTGCGACCGTCAGCGTCAAGGTCGACACCGGGCTGAACCGCAACGGTGTGCCCCCGGGCCAATATGCGTCGATGCTGACCGCGTTGCGCCAGGCCGTCGCCGACGATGCCATCCGGTTGCGCGGGCTGATGTCACACATGGTTTTCGCCGACCAGCCGAACAACGCCATCAATGATGTTCAGGGCAGCAGATTCAACGAGATGCTGGCCGAGGCGCGCAACCAGGGAGTGCGGTTCGAGATCGCCCACCTGTCGAATTCGTCGGCCACGATGTCTCGTCCCGACCTCGCCTTCGACATGGTGCGGCCCGGCATCGCGGTCTACGGCCTGAGCCCCGTTCCCGAGCTCGGCGACATGGGGCTGATACCGGCCATGACGGTGAAATGTGCTGTGGCGCTGGTGAAGTCGGTCCGCGCCGGCGAGGGTGTGTCTTACGCGCACACCTGGGTCGCGAAGCAGGACACCACCGTGGCGCTGATGCCGATCGGCTACGCCGACGGTGTCTTCCGATCGCTGGGCGGGCGACTCGACGTGCTGATCAACGGCAGACGGCGCCCGGGCGTCGGGCGGATCTGCATGGACCAGTTTCTTGTCGACCTCGGCCCCGGGCCCCTCGACGTGGCCGAAGGCGACGAGGCGATCCTGTTCGGTCCCGGCGCCAGCGGCGAACCCACCGCACAGGATTGGGCCGATCTGCTGGGCACCATCCACTACGAGGTGGTCACCAGTCCGCGGGGGCGCATCGCCAGGACCTATCGCGAGGCCGAAACCGTTGAGCGATGA
- a CDS encoding NAD(P)H-hydrate dehydratase gives MRHYYSVDAIRDAEAPLLASLPDGALMKRAAFGLATEIIGELTARTGGVAGRRVCAVVGSGDNGGDALWAATFLLRRGAAADAVLLSPDRTHRKGLAAFRKAGGRIVESVSATTDLVIDGVVGISGSGPLRPAAAELFAAVDAEGIPVVAVDLPSGIDAATGAITGPAVHAALTVTFGGLKPVHALADCGDITLVDIGLDLPATDVLGFEAADVAARWPVPGPHDDKYTQGVTGILAGSSTYPGAAVLCTGAAVAATSGMVRYAGSGHSQVLAVWPEVIATPTPAAAGRVQAWVVGPGLGTDNAGAAALWFALDTDLPVLVDADGLTILAAHPDLVANRRAPTLLTPHAGEFARLAGHPPGDDRVGATRRLADTFGATVLLKGNVTVIADPGGPVYLNPAGQSWAATAGSGDVLSGMIGALLAAGLPPAEAAAAGAYVHAHAAALSAADPGPGEAPTSASRIVPHIRAALAAL, from the coding sequence ATGCGGCATTACTACTCCGTAGATGCGATCCGCGACGCCGAAGCACCGCTGCTGGCCAGCCTGCCCGATGGCGCCCTGATGAAGCGCGCCGCCTTCGGGCTGGCCACCGAGATTATTGGCGAGCTAACGGCCCGCACCGGCGGTGTGGCCGGCCGGCGGGTGTGTGCGGTCGTCGGCTCGGGTGACAACGGCGGGGACGCGCTCTGGGCGGCGACCTTTCTGCTTCGTCGCGGTGCGGCCGCGGATGCGGTGTTGCTCAGCCCGGACCGCACCCACCGCAAGGGGCTGGCCGCCTTCCGGAAGGCCGGCGGTCGGATCGTTGAGAGTGTCTCGGCGACAACCGATCTTGTCATCGACGGCGTGGTCGGCATTTCCGGCTCGGGTCCGCTGCGGCCGGCCGCCGCCGAACTGTTCGCCGCCGTTGATGCCGAGGGCATCCCGGTGGTCGCCGTCGACCTCCCCAGCGGCATCGACGCGGCGACCGGTGCGATCACCGGCCCCGCGGTACACGCCGCGCTGACCGTCACCTTCGGCGGCCTCAAGCCCGTGCACGCGCTCGCCGACTGCGGCGACATCACGCTGGTCGACATCGGGCTGGATCTGCCGGCCACCGATGTGCTGGGCTTCGAGGCCGCCGACGTCGCCGCCCGCTGGCCGGTGCCGGGCCCGCATGACGACAAGTACACGCAGGGGGTGACCGGCATACTGGCCGGCTCGTCGACGTATCCGGGTGCGGCCGTGCTGTGCACGGGCGCCGCGGTCGCGGCCACCTCGGGCATGGTCCGCTATGCGGGCAGCGGGCACAGTCAAGTACTCGCGGTGTGGCCCGAGGTCATCGCGACACCCACCCCCGCGGCGGCCGGGCGAGTGCAGGCGTGGGTGGTCGGACCGGGTCTGGGCACCGACAACGCCGGCGCCGCCGCATTGTGGTTCGCGCTGGACACCGACCTGCCGGTGTTGGTGGACGCCGACGGGCTGACCATTCTGGCGGCGCATCCCGATCTGGTGGCCAACCGCCGCGCACCGACGCTGCTGACACCGCACGCCGGTGAATTCGCCCGTTTGGCCGGCCACCCGCCCGGGGATGATCGGGTAGGCGCCACCCGCAGGCTGGCCGACACGTTCGGCGCCACCGTTCTGCTCAAGGGAAACGTCACCGTCATCGCCGACCCCGGTGGCCCGGTCTACCTCAATCCGGCCGGGCAGTCCTGGGCTGCCACCGCCGGTTCCGGCGACGTGCTGTCCGGGATGATCGGCGCGCTGCTGGCCGCGGGCTTGCCGCCGGCCGAGGCGGCCGCCGCCGGCGCCTACGTGCACGCGCACGCCGCGGCGCTCTCGGCCGCCGACCCGGGCCCCGGCGAGGCGCCCACCTCGGCGTCGCGGATCGTTCCGCACATTCGCGCCGCGCTCGCCGCCCTGTAA
- the tsaD gene encoding tRNA (adenosine(37)-N6)-threonylcarbamoyltransferase complex transferase subunit TsaD: MTNILAIETSCDETGVGIARLDADGTVTLLADEVASSVDEHVRFGGVVPEIASRAHLEALGPAMRRALDVAELDKPDIVAATIGPGLAGALLVGVAAAKAYSAAWGVPFYAVNHLGGHLAADVYEHGPLPECVALLVSGGHTHLLHVRSLGEPILELGSTVDDAAGEAYDKVARLLGLGYPGGRVLDELARTCGREAAEIPAFPRGMTGPRDDPHTFSFSGLKTAVARYVESNPDAATADVAAGFQEAVADVLTRKAVRAATGLGVQTLLIAGGVAANSRLRELATQRCAEAGLTLRIPRPRLCTDNGAMIASFAAHLVAAGAAPSPLDVPSDPGLPVVKGQVG, encoded by the coding sequence ATGACAAACATTTTGGCCATCGAAACCTCTTGCGACGAAACAGGAGTCGGCATCGCGCGGCTCGACGCCGACGGCACCGTCACACTGCTGGCCGACGAGGTGGCGTCCAGCGTCGACGAGCATGTCCGGTTCGGCGGTGTGGTCCCCGAAATCGCGTCCCGCGCGCACCTGGAGGCGCTCGGTCCGGCCATGCGCCGTGCGCTGGACGTCGCCGAATTGGACAAGCCGGACATCGTCGCCGCCACGATCGGGCCCGGGCTGGCCGGCGCGTTGTTGGTGGGAGTGGCTGCGGCCAAAGCGTATTCGGCAGCGTGGGGCGTGCCGTTCTACGCGGTGAACCATCTGGGCGGCCACCTGGCCGCCGACGTCTACGAGCATGGGCCGCTGCCCGAGTGTGTGGCGTTGCTGGTGTCGGGCGGGCACACGCATCTGCTGCATGTCCGCTCGCTCGGCGAGCCGATCCTCGAGCTGGGCAGCACCGTCGATGACGCCGCGGGCGAGGCTTACGACAAGGTGGCGCGGCTGCTGGGTCTGGGCTATCCGGGTGGCCGGGTGCTCGACGAGCTGGCCCGCACCTGCGGCCGGGAGGCCGCGGAGATCCCAGCGTTCCCGCGCGGCATGACCGGCCCGCGAGACGACCCGCACACGTTCAGTTTCTCCGGCCTCAAGACCGCCGTCGCGCGCTACGTGGAGAGCAATCCCGACGCTGCTACGGCTGACGTCGCCGCCGGATTCCAGGAAGCCGTGGCCGACGTGCTGACGCGCAAGGCGGTGCGCGCGGCCACCGGGCTCGGCGTACAGACGCTGCTGATCGCCGGGGGAGTGGCCGCCAACTCCCGGCTTCGGGAGCTGGCCACCCAGCGCTGCGCCGAGGCGGGCCTGACGCTGCGTATCCCTAGGCCACGGCTCTGCACCGACAATGGCGCGATGATCGCGTCGTTCGCCGCGCACCTGGTGGCCGCCGGTGCGGCGCCCTCCCCGCTGGACGTGCCCAGCGACCCGGGGCTGCCGGTGGTAAAAGGCCAGGTCGGCTGA
- the tsaE gene encoding tRNA (adenosine(37)-N6)-threonylcarbamoyltransferase complex ATPase subunit type 1 TsaE — MAELRSGSGTATCERVEDTIALGSQLGQQLRAGDVVVLSGPLGAGKTVLAKGIAGAMDVDGPVTSPTYVLARVHPPRRADAPAMIHVDVYRLLDHQGADLLGELDSLDLDTDLEDAVVVVEWGEGLAERLSERHLDIRLERVSHSDVRIATWAWGRSWT, encoded by the coding sequence GTGGCTGAGCTGAGATCCGGATCAGGCACGGCGACCTGTGAGCGCGTCGAGGACACGATTGCGCTCGGGTCGCAGTTGGGCCAGCAGCTGCGCGCCGGCGACGTCGTGGTGCTCTCCGGCCCGCTCGGGGCAGGAAAGACCGTGTTGGCCAAGGGAATTGCCGGGGCAATGGACGTCGACGGCCCCGTCACCTCACCGACGTACGTGTTGGCCCGGGTGCACCCGCCGCGACGAGCGGATGCACCGGCGATGATTCACGTCGACGTCTACCGGCTGCTCGACCACCAGGGTGCCGACCTGCTCGGCGAACTCGATTCACTGGACCTCGACACCGATCTCGAGGACGCGGTCGTCGTGGTGGAGTGGGGCGAGGGCCTTGCCGAACGGCTCTCCGAACGTCACCTCGACATCCGGCTGGAGCGGGTCAGCCACTCCGACGTGCGGATCGCGACCTGGGCATGGGGCCGCTCGTGGACCTGA